The nucleotide sequence AATCAGACCGGCAGAATCTTCAGGAATGCGCAATGTTGCTTTGTGTCGCAAATCGAACCTGAAGATGTCAAAGATACGTTGCAGTATGATGAGTGGGTTTCAGCTATGCAGGAAGAACTTCAACAATTCAATCACTTGGGTGTGTGGAGGTTGGTAATACTACCTTCGGGCTGTAAACCGTATGGCCTGAAGTGGGTATTGAAAAATAAGACAGATGATCAAGGAATCGTGATCcggaacaaagcaagattggttgttcGAGGATATCAGCAAATTCTAAAaattgattacgatgaagtttatGCTCCATTTGCAAGACTGGAGGCTATTCGAATGTTTTTAGCTTTTGCGTCATCGAAAGggtttaaagtttttcagatggatgttaagagtgcatttttgTATGGCACTCTTCAAGAAACTGTGTATGTGACTTCCGACGGGTTTTGTTGATCCACATCATCCAGAAAAGGTGTATCTCTTAAAAAAGACATTGTATGGTCTCCACCAAGCCCCGAGAGCTTAGTATGATACTCTGTCAAACTATATGATAGAGAACAATTTTAGACGAGGAGTCATCGATCAGACTCTATTCATCAAAGAAAGGGGCGATGATATAATGTTGGTATAAGTATATGTGGACGATATCATATTTGGGTCAACAAATCAGAAAATGGTTGATGAGTTTCAGGATGTAATGCAGAAACGATTCAAGATGAGTTCACTAGGGGCCATTAATTTCTTTTTAGGGTTCCAGGTTGATCAAACAGAAAAAGGTATTTTCCTACATCAATCGAAGTATGTAGCTGACATCTTGAGCCTATTCAAGATGGAAGATGAACGAATTGCCAAGAATCCTCTttcggtgaatcacgggattacaccgaAAAATATAGGACTAAAAGTCAATCCAACTCTATACAGGACTATTATTGGTTCTTTGATGTACCTTACAGCATCTTGCCCATATATCATGTTCGCTACTTGTCTGTGCGCTCGTTATCAAGCACAACCGAACGTGAATCATATGTTGGCAGCATAGAAGATCATGTGTTATCTAAAGGGAACTTCAAGTTTGGGCTTATGGTATCCGCGTAAGGATAGGTTTGACCTAACGGCATTCAGTGATTTTGATTACGGGGGTAGTAAAAGAGATTTCAAATCAACCTTTGGTGGTTGTCAGTTTCTCGGTAGAAGGTTGGTAAGTTGGCAGTGTAAGAAACAAACGGCAGTTGCACAATCGACATGTGAGGCTGAATATATTGCTGATGTGAGTTATACGTCTCAAGTTGTCTGGATTCAACACCAGCTTCGGGattacggtttgcaaatttctaacactcctatatatgttgataatactgctgctattgctgtTACTAAAAATCCTGTtaatcattctaagaccaaacacataggaaTCAAGTACCA is from Rutidosis leptorrhynchoides isolate AG116_Rl617_1_P2 chromosome 10, CSIRO_AGI_Rlap_v1, whole genome shotgun sequence and encodes:
- the LOC139871213 gene encoding uncharacterized mitochondrial protein AtMg00810-like, which produces MVDEFQDVMQKRFKMSSLGAINFFLGFQVDQTEKGIFLHQSKYVADILSLFKMEDERIAKNPLSVNHGITPKNIGLKVNPTLYRTIIGSLMYLTASCPYIMFATCLCARYQAQPNVNHMLAA